Proteins encoded by one window of Macaca mulatta isolate MMU2019108-1 chromosome 10, T2T-MMU8v2.0, whole genome shotgun sequence:
- the CSTF1 gene encoding cleavage stimulation factor subunit 1 isoform X2, translating to MENDDTAVQYAIGRSDTVAPGTGIDLEFDADVQTMSPEASEYETCYVTSHKGPCRVATYSRDGQLIATGSADASIKILDTERMLAKSAMPIEVMMNETAQQNMENHPVIRTLYDHVDEVTCLAFHPTEQILASGSRDYTLKLFDYSKPSAKRAFKYIQEAEMLRSISFHPSGDFILVGTQHPTLRLYDINTFQCFVSCNPQDQHTDAICSVNYNSSANMYVTGSKDGCIKLWDGVSNRCITTFEKAHDGAEVCSAIFSKNSKYILSSGKDSVAKLWEISTGRTLVRYTGAGLSGRQVHRTQAVFNHTEDYVLLPDERTISLCCWDSRTAERRNLLSLGHNNIVRCIVHSPTNPGFMTCSDDFRARFWYRRSTTD from the exons atggaaaatgatGACACCGCAGTTCAGTATGCAATTGGTCGTTCAGATACTGTTGCCCCTGGCACAGGGATTGACCTGGAATTTGATGCAGATGTTCAGACTATGTCCCCAGAGGCTTCTGAGTATGAAACATGCTATGTCACATCACATAAAGGACCCTGCCGTGTAGCTACCTATAGTAGAGATGGACAGTTAATAGCTACTGGGTCTGCTGATGCTTCAATAAAGATACTTGACACAGAGAGGATGTTGGCCAAAAGTGCCATGCCAATAGAG GTCATGATGAATGAGACCGCACAACAAAATATGGAAAACCACCCAGTGATTCGAACTCTTTATGACCATGTGGATGAAGTCACGTGCCTCGCTTTCCACCCCACAGAACAGATCCTGGCTTCTGGTTCAAGGGACTATACTcttaaattatttgattattcCAAACCATCAGCAAAAAGAGCCTTCAAATACATTCAG GAAGCTGAAATGTTACGCTCCATCTCTTTTCATCCTTCTGGAGACTTTATACTTGTCGGAACTCAGCATCCTACTCTTCGCCTTTATGATATCAACACCTTTCAATGTTTTGTGTCTTGCAATCCTCAAGATCAACACACCGATGCTATATGTTCCGTTAATTACAATTCTAGTGCCAATATGTACGTAACTGGAAGCAAGGACGGCTGCATCAAATTGTGGGATGGTGTTTCAAATCGATGCATCACAACTTTTGAGAAAGCACACGACGGTGCTGAAGTTTGTTCTGCCATTTTTTCCAAAAATTCTAAATACATTCTCTCAAGTGGAAAAGACTCTGTAGCTAAACTTTGGGAAATATCAACAGGACGAACACTGGTCAGATACACGG GTGCGGGTTTAAGTGGACGCCAGGTGCACCGAACGCAGGCTGTGTTTAACCACACTGAGGACTATGTGTTGCTGCCCGACGAGAGGACGATCAGTCTTTGCTGCTGGGACTCTAGAACAGCTGAGCGGAGAAACCTGCTCTCACTGGGGCACAACAACATTGTACGCTGCATAGTGCACTCCCCCACCAACCCCGGCTTCATGACGTGCAGCGATGACTTCAGAGCGCGGTTTTGGTACCGGAGATCGACCACCGATTGA
- the CSTF1 gene encoding cleavage stimulation factor subunit 1 isoform X1: MYRTKVGLKDRQQLYKLIISQLLYDGYISIANGLINEIKPQSVCAPSEQLLHLIKLGMENDDTAVQYAIGRSDTVAPGTGIDLEFDADVQTMSPEASEYETCYVTSHKGPCRVATYSRDGQLIATGSADASIKILDTERMLAKSAMPIEVMMNETAQQNMENHPVIRTLYDHVDEVTCLAFHPTEQILASGSRDYTLKLFDYSKPSAKRAFKYIQEAEMLRSISFHPSGDFILVGTQHPTLRLYDINTFQCFVSCNPQDQHTDAICSVNYNSSANMYVTGSKDGCIKLWDGVSNRCITTFEKAHDGAEVCSAIFSKNSKYILSSGKDSVAKLWEISTGRTLVRYTGAGLSGRQVHRTQAVFNHTEDYVLLPDERTISLCCWDSRTAERRNLLSLGHNNIVRCIVHSPTNPGFMTCSDDFRARFWYRRSTTD; encoded by the exons ATGTACAGAACCAAAGTGGGCTTGAAGGACCGCCAGCAGCTCTACAAGCTGATCATTAGCCAGCTGCTATATGACGGCTACATCAGCATCGCCAATGGCCTCATCAATGAAATCAAGCCTCAGTCTGTCTGTGCACCCTCGGAGCAGCTCCTGCATCTCATCAAACTAG gaatggaaaatgatGACACCGCAGTTCAGTATGCAATTGGTCGTTCAGATACTGTTGCCCCTGGCACAGGGATTGACCTGGAATTTGATGCAGATGTTCAGACTATGTCCCCAGAGGCTTCTGAGTATGAAACATGCTATGTCACATCACATAAAGGACCCTGCCGTGTAGCTACCTATAGTAGAGATGGACAGTTAATAGCTACTGGGTCTGCTGATGCTTCAATAAAGATACTTGACACAGAGAGGATGTTGGCCAAAAGTGCCATGCCAATAGAG GTCATGATGAATGAGACCGCACAACAAAATATGGAAAACCACCCAGTGATTCGAACTCTTTATGACCATGTGGATGAAGTCACGTGCCTCGCTTTCCACCCCACAGAACAGATCCTGGCTTCTGGTTCAAGGGACTATACTcttaaattatttgattattcCAAACCATCAGCAAAAAGAGCCTTCAAATACATTCAG GAAGCTGAAATGTTACGCTCCATCTCTTTTCATCCTTCTGGAGACTTTATACTTGTCGGAACTCAGCATCCTACTCTTCGCCTTTATGATATCAACACCTTTCAATGTTTTGTGTCTTGCAATCCTCAAGATCAACACACCGATGCTATATGTTCCGTTAATTACAATTCTAGTGCCAATATGTACGTAACTGGAAGCAAGGACGGCTGCATCAAATTGTGGGATGGTGTTTCAAATCGATGCATCACAACTTTTGAGAAAGCACACGACGGTGCTGAAGTTTGTTCTGCCATTTTTTCCAAAAATTCTAAATACATTCTCTCAAGTGGAAAAGACTCTGTAGCTAAACTTTGGGAAATATCAACAGGACGAACACTGGTCAGATACACGG GTGCGGGTTTAAGTGGACGCCAGGTGCACCGAACGCAGGCTGTGTTTAACCACACTGAGGACTATGTGTTGCTGCCCGACGAGAGGACGATCAGTCTTTGCTGCTGGGACTCTAGAACAGCTGAGCGGAGAAACCTGCTCTCACTGGGGCACAACAACATTGTACGCTGCATAGTGCACTCCCCCACCAACCCCGGCTTCATGACGTGCAGCGATGACTTCAGAGCGCGGTTTTGGTACCGGAGATCGACCACCGATTGA